From Halichoerus grypus chromosome 6, mHalGry1.hap1.1, whole genome shotgun sequence, one genomic window encodes:
- the MTERF2 gene encoding transcription termination factor 2, mitochondrial, whose protein sequence is MLWKLLISSQPCRLCSFRKMLAASKYRPSLACFTYTTDRQSNKENKRTVEKLSKFSVDIRKIRRLKGWVLFEDETYVEEIANVLQLLGANEAAIASILEHCPEAIVCSPTTFNTQRELWQLVCKNEQELVKLIEQFPESFFTVKDQETQKLNIQFFQELGLKNVVISRFLTTASNIFHNPVEKNKQMIGILQESYLNLGGSEANMKVWLLKLLSQNPFILLNSPAAIKETLEFLQEQGFTNSEILQLLSKLKGFLFQLCPESIQNSIIFSKNAFKCTDRDLKQLVLKCPAILYYSVPVLEERIQGLLKEGISIAQIKETPMVLELTPQIVRYRIRKLNSLGYRIKDGHLANLNGTKKEFEANFGKIQAKKGRPLFNPVAPLNVEE, encoded by the coding sequence ATGCTGTGGAAATTGCTGATAAGCTCCCAGCCCTGCAGGCTGTGTTCTTTCAGAAAGATGCTCGCAGCTTCAAAATACAGACCCTCTTTAGCATGCTTCACCTATACAACTGATCGTCagtcaaacaaagaaaataaaagaacagtggAAAAGCTCTCTAAATTTTCAGTGGATATCAGGAAAATACGCAGATTAAAAGGATGGGTACTTTTTGAAGATGAAACCTATGTTGAGGAAATTGCAAATGTTTTACAACTGCTAGGTGCCAATGAAGCTGCTATAGCCAGTATTTTGGAACACTGCCCAGAAGCAATTGTCTGCAGTCCAACCACTTTTAACACCCAGAGAGAACTCTGGCAGTTGGTCTGCAAAAACGAGCAAGAGTTAGTCAAATTAATAGAACAGTTTCCAGAATCTTTCTTTACTGTTAAGGACCAGGAAACCCAGAAGCTGAACATTCAGTTCTTTCAAGAGTTGGGACTCAAAAATGTGGTCATTAGCAGATTTTTGACAACTGCatctaatatttttcataatcctgttgagaaaaataagcaaatgatagGTATTCTCCAAGAGAGTTATCTAAATTTAGGTGGCTCCGAGGCCAACATGAAAGTTTGGTTACTGAAATTATTAAGccaaaatccatttattttgctAAATTCTCCTGCAGCTATAAAGGAAACACTAGAATTTCTCCAGGAGCAAGGTTTCACAAACTCTGAAATTCTCCAGCTTCTATCCAAActgaaaggatttctttttcaactttgCCCAGAAAGTATACAGAACAGCATTATCTTCTCTAAAAATGCTTTCAAGTGCACAGATCGTGACCTGAAGCAATTAGTTTTGAAATGTCCTGCCATTTTATATTATTCTGTTCCAGTTTTGGAAGAGAGAATTCAGGGATTACTCAAAGAAGGAATTTCCATAGCTCAGATAAAAGAGACTCCAATGGTGCTTGAGTTAACTCCACAGATAGTACGGTAcaggataaggaaactgaattcCCTAGGCTATAGAATAAAGGATGGACATCTAGCAAATctaaatggaacaaaaaaagaGTTTGAGGCTAACTTTGGCAAAATTCAGGCCAAAAAAGGAAGGCCATTATTTAACCCTGTGGCACCATTAAATGTGGAAGAGTAA